The following coding sequences lie in one Rutidosis leptorrhynchoides isolate AG116_Rl617_1_P2 chromosome 6, CSIRO_AGI_Rlap_v1, whole genome shotgun sequence genomic window:
- the LOC139853259 gene encoding ATPase GET3A-like: protein MGEREDMPEGTMRNVLEQQSLKWVFVGGKGGVGKTTCSSILSILLASARSSVLIISTDPAHNLSDAFQQRFTKAPTLVNGFTNLYAMEVDPNVEEGEEGQEGMDGFLSDLANSIPGIDEAVSFAEMLKLVQTMDYSVIVFDTAPTGHTLRLLQFPSTLEKGLSRMMSLKSKFGGLLGQMSRLFGVGDELGEDAILGRLEGMKDVIEQVNRQFKDPDMTTFVCVCIPEFLSLYETERLVQELTKFEIDTHNIIINQVLFYEEGVESKLLKARMKMQQKYLDQFYMLYDDFHITKLPLLPEEVCGVEALKAFSKHFRKPYEPSVGRGTVEELELRVSMLQGQLRDVVSELEKAKKGK, encoded by the exons ATGGGTGAACGTGAGGATATGCCCGAAGGAACGATGCGAAATGTATTGGAACAACAGAGTTTAAAGTGGGTATTTGTTGGTGGAAAAGGTGGTGTTGGAAAAACAACATGTAGTTCTATTCTTTCAATACTTTTAGCATCTGCAAGATCCTCTGTTCTTATTATCTCAACTGATCCTGCTCATAATTTGAGTGATGCATTTCAACAAAGATTTACTAAAGCTCCTACCTTGGTTAATGGGTTCACCAATCTGTATGCTATG GAAGTAGATCCTAATGTGGAGGAAGGAGAAGAAGGCCAAGAAGGAATGGATGGTTTTTTATCCGACTTAGCAAATTCGATTCCTGGAATCGATGAGGCTGTGAGTTTTGCTGAGATGTTAAA GTTGGTGCAAACGATGGATTACTCCGTAATAGTTTTTGATACTGCTCCCACGGGTCACACTCTTCGGCTGTTGCAATTTCCATCAACATTGGAGAAAGGTCTTTCGAGAATGATGAGCCTAAAGAGTAAATTTGGTGGCTTGTTGGGTCAG ATGAGTCGTTTATTTGGTGTTGGAGACGAGTTAGGAGAAGATGCAATTCTAGGAAGGCTTGAGGGTATGAAAGATGTGATAGAACAAGTTAACAGGCAGTTTAAAGACCCG GATATGACAACTTTTGTATGCGTGTGCATCCCCGAATTTCTCTCATTATATGAAACAGAGAGATTGGTTCAGGAACTCACTAAGTTCGAGATAGATACGCATAATATCATTATCAATCAAGTGCTTTTTTATGAAGAAG GTGTTGAATCCAAGCTGCTGAAAGCTAGAATGAAAATGCAACAAAAGTACCTAGATCAGTTCTACATGCTATATGATGACTTCCACATTACCAAATTGCCCTTGCTGCCGGAAGAG GTTTGTGGAGTGGAAGCTTTAAAGGCATTCTCAAAGCATTTTAGAAAACCGTACGAACCATCTGTTGGTCGGGGGACGGTAGAAGAGCTAGAGCTGAGAGTTTCAATGCTGCAAGGACAACTTAGAGATGTGGTATCAGAACTAGAAAAGGCTAAGAAAGGCAAATAA
- the LOC139853092 gene encoding uncharacterized protein, with amino-acid sequence MDGVPENILQPLLAAGNSSKLDKALENLIELARTTDGRSDLASNNMIITNTLHLCKSLAFNSCFDTLLLALKLIRNLCAGETRNQDSFIELNGFDIVSDIISCRKVVTDLNYGIIRMGLQVLANVSLAGEEHQIVIWNRVCSLEFAEIAKLRRKEICDPLCMIIYACIEENQELLHQLCLDRGLPLLVEIVRTASDVGFGENWLKLILTRTCVEESYFTSLFSKMLYNPSDSTFTHDQSFLLSILSEMINEQIEHITVSKVFAFDVFNLLKIALTVLNCVSRPKSGIPTGSTDIDVLGYSLCILRNICAFDGHVEIIESLLSLGLIHMLLELLRELEPPAIIRKTLNRAENSDTNTYSGKVCPYKGFRCDIVAIIGNCAYKRKHVQDEIREKNGILLMLQQCVIDDENPFLREWGLFGVRNLLEGNLENERVVTDLEIQGSVNLPEFAQLGLRVDVDPQTRRPKLVNTTE; translated from the exons ATGGACGGTGTACCGGAAAACATCCTTCAGCCGCTATTAGCTGCCGGAAATTCATCTAAATTAGATAAAGCCTTAGAGAATCTAATAGAATTAGCTAGAACAACCGATGGTCGCTCTGATCTTGCTTCGAATAACATGATCATCACGAACACTCTTCACCTCTGTAAATCGCTAGCGTTTAATTCATGTTTTGACACTCTTTTATTAGCTCTGAAACTCATTAGAAACTTATGTGCCGGAGAAACGCGAAATCAGGATTCGTTTATCGAACTAAACGGATTCGATATTGTTTCGGATATAATTAGTTGTAGAAAGGTTGTTACTGATTTAAACTATGGGATTATTCGAATGGGGTTACAAGTTCTGGCTAATGTTTCGTTGGCTGGGGAGGAACATCAAATTGTGATTTGGAATCGTGTTTGTTCTTTGGAGTTCGCTGAGATTGCGAAATTAAGAAGGAAAGAAATTTGTGATCCTTTGTGTATGATAATTTATGCTTGTATTGAAGAGAATCAGGAGCTGCTTCACCAGTTGTGTTTAGATCGCGGTTTGCCTCTTTTAGTGGAAATAGTTCGTACTGCTTCGGATG TTGGATTTGGAGAAAATTGGCTGAAGCTGATTCTTACACGAACTTGCGTCGAAGAATCTTACTTCACATCGCTCTTCTCAAAGATGCTATATAACCCTAGTGACTCTACGTTCACACATGATCAATCATTTTTGTTGAGCATCTTATCCGAGATGATAAACGAGCAAATAGAACATATTACCGTTTCCAAGGTTTTTGCTTTTGACGTTTTTAACCTTCTTAAAATCGCTCTGACGGTTCTTAATTGCGTTTCACGTCCTAAATCCGGTATTCCAACCGGTTCAACCGATATCGATGTTCTTGGCTATTCACTCTGCATACTAAGAAATATATGTGCGTTCGATGGTCATGTTGAAATCATCGAATCGTTACTATCACTAGGGCTAATCCACATGCTTTTAGAGTTGCTTCGTGAACTTGAGCCACCTGCAATAATTAGGAAAACACTTAATCGTGCTGAAAATTCAGATACTAATACGTATTCAGGTAAAGTATGCCCGTATAAAGGCTTTCGTTGTGACATTGTTGCAATTATCGGGAATTGTGCTTATAAAAGGAAGCATGTTCAAGATGAAATAAGAGAAAAAAATGGGATTCTTTTGATGCTGCAGCAATGTGTCATCGATGATGAAAATCCGTTTTTGCGTGAGTGGGGTTTATTTGGTGTTAGGAATTTATTGGAAGGGAATTTAGAAAATGAGCGCGTCGTTACTGATTTGGAAATTCAAGGTTCCGTTAACTTACCGGAGTTTGCGCAGCTCGGTTTACGTGTGGATGTGGATCCGCAAACGCGACGCCCGAAGCTTGTAAACACTACTGAATGA